The stretch of DNA CCCTCTTTCTTGGCTTCCACCTTCTCCTTCTTCACGCCGGCGCCGTTGCGCAGCGTGCGTAACACCTTGTAGCTGCCGGTGACGATCTCGTCGCCGTCCTTCAGTCCGCTGACTACCTCGATGTCGGTGGTGCCGGTGATGCCCGTCTCCACCTTCACAAACTTGGCCTTCTTGTCGGTGCCTACCAGGAAGACCCCCTGGATCTCTTCCTTCTTCTTGTCCCCGGCCTTGGGGGCGGCGGCGGCCTGCACCGAGCCCTTGTCCTTCTCCGAAGCCGCCTTGAGCTCGTCCTCGCTGCGGATGGTCAGTGCCTGGATGGGGATGGCCAGGATGCCCGTCTTGGTGGCGGTGGTGACCTTGGCGGTGGTGGAGAGCCCGGGCCGCAGGTTCTCCGGGGGGTTGTCCAGCGTGACCACCACCTTGAAGTCCTTGGCCTCCTGGCTGCCCACGGTGGTCTGCTGGGTGGAGATGCCGGTGGAGCGGATGATGGCGTTGTTGCCGATCTCCGTCACCTTGCCAGCGAAGACCTTGTTGGGGATGGCGTCAATGGTGACCTCGGCCGGCTGGCCCAGCTTGACGTTCACGATATCGGTCTCGTCCACCTTGACCTCGGCCGTGATCACGGAAAGGTCCGCGATGGTCATCAGGGTGCTTCCGGGAGCGTTCTGGATGCCGATGACCACGTTCTCGCCCTCGCGCACCGGCAAGTTGGTGATCACGCCGTCAAAAGGAGCGACGTAGCTGGTCTTGCTCAAACGGTCGGAGGCCCCGGTGAGGGTGGCGCGGGCCTGGCCCACGCGGCCCTGTGCGGATTCGCGCTGCGCCTTGGTCTGCGCCAAGGCAGCGGCCGCGGAGGCATAAGCGGCGTTGCGCGAGTCGTATTCCGATTTGGGGATCAAGCCCTGCTTGTACAGGCCCTCGGCGCGCTCCCAGTCCAGCTTGGTGCGCTCGGCGTCGGCTTTGCTGCGGGAGTAGCC from Terriglobales bacterium encodes:
- a CDS encoding efflux RND transporter periplasmic adaptor subunit, which translates into the protein MSWKKIAIIGGVVVVVVTIVGFTVQQSQKNVVEVQIGKVERRDLSSTVTASGEIKPKTFVNISANSFGRILKLYVHEGERVKRGQLLAQLENVQSASDVAAMRSSLEATRTDAVAADAGYSRSKADAERTKLDWERAEGLYKQGLIPKSEYDSRNAAYASAAAALAQTKAQRESAQGRVGQARATLTGASDRLSKTSYVAPFDGVITNLPVREGENVVIGIQNAPGSTLMTIADLSVITAEVKVDETDIVNVKLGQPAEVTIDAIPNKVFAGKVTEIGNNAIIRSTGISTQQTTVGSQEAKDFKVVVTLDNPPENLRPGLSTTAKVTTATKTGILAIPIQALTIRSEDELKAASEKDKGSVQAAAAPKAGDKKKEEIQGVFLVGTDKKAKFVKVETGITGTTDIEVVSGLKDGDEIVTGSYKVLRTLRNGAGVKKEKVEAKKEGSAS